The following are encoded together in the Acanthochromis polyacanthus isolate Apoly-LR-REF ecotype Palm Island chromosome 14, KAUST_Apoly_ChrSc, whole genome shotgun sequence genome:
- the grb14 gene encoding growth factor receptor-bound protein 14 isoform X1 — translation MLCTQPCLGYRACPNSVLCLAANSGVIKVYNEDNTSKAVEVPTDVTARDICQLFVLKNHCIDDHSWTLFEHLSHLGIERTIEDHESVMEVSSGWGMDSDSRLYFRKNYAKYEFFKRPLDFFPDHMVSISTETNGLVDHSELIQTFLKSSTCPEIHGYLHAKEQSKKSWKKFYFVLRRSGLYYSNKGTSKEPRHLQLFADFSDSHVYTVLSAKKLHGAPTEFGFCVKSTKCSSARDLKLLCADDEQTRTCWITAMRLLKFGMQLYQNFVQPHQKQKASPMRSISENSLVAMDFSGQKTRVIENPSEALSVAVEEGLSWRRKSCHRLSGHGSPSAQSSVPNIAIHLAQPWFHGKLSREEAQRLIIQQGLIDGVFLLRDSQSNPKTFVLSLCHMQKIKHFQILPVDDEGESFYSLDDGHTRFADLIQLVEFYQLNRGVLPCKLKHHCAQITL, via the exons ATGCTGTGTACTCAGCCATGTTTGGGCTACAGAGCTTGTCCAAACTCAGTACTATGCTTGGCTGCAAACAGCGGG GTAATTAAAGTTTATAATGAAGATAATACCAGCAAAGCTGTCGAGGTTCCCACTGATGTTACTGCCCGGGATATTTGCCAGCTGTTTGTCTTGAAGAATCACTGTATTGATGACCACAGCTGGACTCTTTTTGAACACCTCTCCCATCTGGGAATAG AGAGAACCATTGAAGACCATGAGTCTGTTATGGAGGTGTCTTCAGGCTGGGGGATGGACTCAGACAGCCGCCTTTATTTCAGGAAGAATTATGCTAAATATGAATTCTTCAAGAGGCCCCTG GACTTTTTCCCAGATCACATGGTCTCTATATCCACTGAAACCAACGGCCTGGTGGATCACTCTGAGCTCATACAG ACCTTTCTCAAATCCAGCACTTGTCCAGAGATCCACGGATACCTTCATGCCAAAGAGCAAAGCAAGAAGTCTTGGaagaagttttattttgtcttgcGGAGATCGGGGCTTTATTACTCCAATAAGGGGACTTCCAAg GAACCAAGGCATCTCCAGTTGTTCGCTGACTTCAGTGACAGTCATGTCTACACCGTGCTGTCAGCCAAAAAACTACATGGAGCACCTACAGAGTTTGGCTTCTGTGTCAAG TCCACAAAGTGCAGTTCAGCCCGGGACTTGAAGCTGCTTTGTGCCGATGATGAGCAGACCAGGACCTGCTGGATCACAGCCATGCGCTTGTTAAAG TTTGGGATGCAGCTGTACCAAAATTTTGTTCAGCCACACCAGAAACAAAAAGCTTCACCAATG AGAAGCATCTCGGAGAACTCGTTGGTAGCCATGGACTTTTCTGGTCAAAAGACCCGGGTGATCGAGAACCCGTCTGAGGCGCTGTCTGTGGCTGTAGAGGAAGGCCTGTCCTGGAGG AGAAAAAGCTGCCACCGTTTGAGTGGTCATGGGAGCCCTTCAGCACAGAGCTCTGTGCCAAACATAG CTATCCACTTGGCTCAGCCGTGGTTCCATGGAAAACTGTCCCGGGAAGAAGCTCAGCGTCTAATCATTCAACAgggtcttattgatgg AGTGTTTCTTCTGAGGGACAGCCAAAGCAACCCTAAGACATTCGTTCTGTCGCTGTGCCACATGCAGAAAATCAAACACTTTCAGATCTTACCA GTGGACGATGAAGGGGAGTCGTTCTACAGTCTGGACGATGGTCACACGCGGTTCGCTGACCTGATCCAGTTGGTGGAGTTTTACCAGCTAAACCGTGGGGTGCTTCCCTGCAAGCTCAAGCACCACTGTGCCCAGATCACCCTGTGA
- the grb14 gene encoding growth factor receptor-bound protein 14 isoform X2 — protein MNFHARRVTLPAITPLCLQKRVIKVYNEDNTSKAVEVPTDVTARDICQLFVLKNHCIDDHSWTLFEHLSHLGIERTIEDHESVMEVSSGWGMDSDSRLYFRKNYAKYEFFKRPLDFFPDHMVSISTETNGLVDHSELIQTFLKSSTCPEIHGYLHAKEQSKKSWKKFYFVLRRSGLYYSNKGTSKEPRHLQLFADFSDSHVYTVLSAKKLHGAPTEFGFCVKSTKCSSARDLKLLCADDEQTRTCWITAMRLLKFGMQLYQNFVQPHQKQKASPMRSISENSLVAMDFSGQKTRVIENPSEALSVAVEEGLSWRRKSCHRLSGHGSPSAQSSVPNIAIHLAQPWFHGKLSREEAQRLIIQQGLIDGVFLLRDSQSNPKTFVLSLCHMQKIKHFQILPVDDEGESFYSLDDGHTRFADLIQLVEFYQLNRGVLPCKLKHHCAQITL, from the exons GTAATTAAAGTTTATAATGAAGATAATACCAGCAAAGCTGTCGAGGTTCCCACTGATGTTACTGCCCGGGATATTTGCCAGCTGTTTGTCTTGAAGAATCACTGTATTGATGACCACAGCTGGACTCTTTTTGAACACCTCTCCCATCTGGGAATAG AGAGAACCATTGAAGACCATGAGTCTGTTATGGAGGTGTCTTCAGGCTGGGGGATGGACTCAGACAGCCGCCTTTATTTCAGGAAGAATTATGCTAAATATGAATTCTTCAAGAGGCCCCTG GACTTTTTCCCAGATCACATGGTCTCTATATCCACTGAAACCAACGGCCTGGTGGATCACTCTGAGCTCATACAG ACCTTTCTCAAATCCAGCACTTGTCCAGAGATCCACGGATACCTTCATGCCAAAGAGCAAAGCAAGAAGTCTTGGaagaagttttattttgtcttgcGGAGATCGGGGCTTTATTACTCCAATAAGGGGACTTCCAAg GAACCAAGGCATCTCCAGTTGTTCGCTGACTTCAGTGACAGTCATGTCTACACCGTGCTGTCAGCCAAAAAACTACATGGAGCACCTACAGAGTTTGGCTTCTGTGTCAAG TCCACAAAGTGCAGTTCAGCCCGGGACTTGAAGCTGCTTTGTGCCGATGATGAGCAGACCAGGACCTGCTGGATCACAGCCATGCGCTTGTTAAAG TTTGGGATGCAGCTGTACCAAAATTTTGTTCAGCCACACCAGAAACAAAAAGCTTCACCAATG AGAAGCATCTCGGAGAACTCGTTGGTAGCCATGGACTTTTCTGGTCAAAAGACCCGGGTGATCGAGAACCCGTCTGAGGCGCTGTCTGTGGCTGTAGAGGAAGGCCTGTCCTGGAGG AGAAAAAGCTGCCACCGTTTGAGTGGTCATGGGAGCCCTTCAGCACAGAGCTCTGTGCCAAACATAG CTATCCACTTGGCTCAGCCGTGGTTCCATGGAAAACTGTCCCGGGAAGAAGCTCAGCGTCTAATCATTCAACAgggtcttattgatgg AGTGTTTCTTCTGAGGGACAGCCAAAGCAACCCTAAGACATTCGTTCTGTCGCTGTGCCACATGCAGAAAATCAAACACTTTCAGATCTTACCA GTGGACGATGAAGGGGAGTCGTTCTACAGTCTGGACGATGGTCACACGCGGTTCGCTGACCTGATCCAGTTGGTGGAGTTTTACCAGCTAAACCGTGGGGTGCTTCCCTGCAAGCTCAAGCACCACTGTGCCCAGATCACCCTGTGA